In a single window of the Acidobacteriota bacterium genome:
- a CDS encoding VCBS repeat-containing protein translates to MSLIRFSLILVLILSAFASESFAVKNYKLRANINPGCTTTSSWKYADLYADGNLAVLGSYNCRGVFIFDISNADAPVLRSWYNPGANLQFLEAIVIGNRGYFGTGNTGGVHIVDLTNPASPQLLGIVNGSNGGGYTTIHEIMVIDQNGQRYLIQNSNSTANRPVRIINITNPAAAFLVHTLTPGEVNWIHAMHIRGNRMYTSGWGNSTNKARTEIWDIENLATRAPILLGTITDPSSSVTAGNSMHSSWTSEDGNYLYSAREISGSAANGANAGDIRVYDVSNPATPLLIKKINAFDLNLNAVTPHNPVVKGNRLYVSWYQAGTQVFDITNPADPIRIGQYDTYAPEYVPTQPEPGLADEPWDIICGRSELNDFVPTNYDGNWSAFPFLGEDKVLLSDLSTGLYVIDTTTPNLVSDFDGDKRTDISVYRPSTETFEYIASFNNRRVSDPWGLPGDIPITADYDGDGRSDPAVYRPSNSVFYLKRSSAGSLFIGWGIEGDIPVVGDFDGDGKADVTVYRPSNGAWYILQSTGGVRIVGWGIEGDKPVAGDYDGDGKADIAVWRPSNGVWYVILSSTSQPVYAGWGMAGDKPVLADFDGNGKTDFAVYRPSNGVWYIFDPAASPSTRFYGWGIAEDIPTPADYDGDMKADVMVYRPSSGVWYGIMSSNGSVSVTPFGLVGDEPSPASVQPR, encoded by the coding sequence ATGAGTCTCATTCGTTTTTCGCTCATTCTTGTCTTGATACTGTCGGCATTTGCATCTGAGTCCTTCGCAGTGAAGAACTATAAGCTCAGGGCGAACATCAATCCCGGCTGCACGACGACCAGTTCCTGGAAATACGCTGACCTTTATGCGGACGGAAACCTCGCCGTCCTCGGCAGTTACAATTGCCGCGGGGTATTCATATTCGATATCTCGAATGCCGATGCTCCGGTATTGCGTTCCTGGTATAACCCCGGAGCTAATCTGCAGTTCCTAGAAGCCATCGTGATCGGCAATCGCGGCTATTTTGGTACAGGAAATACAGGCGGCGTGCATATCGTTGATCTGACGAATCCGGCGAGTCCGCAGCTTTTAGGCATCGTGAACGGCAGCAACGGCGGCGGTTATACCACTATTCACGAGATAATGGTGATCGACCAGAACGGCCAGCGTTATCTGATCCAAAACTCGAACTCCACGGCCAATCGTCCGGTTCGGATCATCAACATAACCAATCCTGCAGCGGCTTTCCTTGTCCATACCCTTACGCCGGGCGAGGTAAATTGGATCCATGCAATGCACATCCGCGGCAACCGCATGTACACATCTGGTTGGGGGAACAGCACGAACAAGGCTCGAACTGAAATTTGGGACATCGAGAATCTTGCCACGAGGGCCCCGATCCTGCTTGGCACCATCACCGACCCGAGCTCTTCGGTAACCGCGGGCAACAGCATGCATAGCTCCTGGACGAGCGAAGACGGCAATTATCTGTACAGCGCCCGCGAGATCTCCGGCTCTGCCGCCAATGGAGCGAACGCGGGGGACATACGGGTCTATGACGTTTCCAATCCGGCAACACCGCTTTTGATCAAAAAGATCAACGCCTTTGACCTGAACCTGAATGCCGTAACGCCCCACAATCCCGTTGTGAAAGGAAACCGCCTTTACGTCTCGTGGTACCAAGCCGGCACACAGGTTTTCGACATCACAAATCCGGCAGATCCTATACGCATCGGGCAATACGACACTTACGCTCCCGAATACGTGCCGACACAGCCGGAGCCGGGCCTTGCCGACGAACCTTGGGACATAATTTGCGGCAGGTCTGAACTGAATGATTTCGTCCCGACGAATTACGACGGCAACTGGTCCGCGTTCCCATTCCTTGGCGAGGACAAGGTCCTGTTGAGCGACCTTTCAACGGGACTTTACGTTATCGACACTACAACTCCGAATCTTGTTTCAGATTTTGACGGTGATAAGAGGACGGATATCTCAGTTTATAGGCCGTCTACCGAGACATTTGAATACATAGCCAGTTTCAACAATCGTCGCGTTTCCGATCCGTGGGGACTGCCGGGCGATATCCCGATCACTGCGGATTACGACGGTGACGGCAGAAGCGATCCTGCTGTTTATCGTCCTTCCAACTCAGTTTTTTATCTGAAACGCAGCTCAGCGGGTTCTTTGTTCATCGGCTGGGGAATTGAAGGCGACATTCCTGTTGTCGGAGACTTTGACGGCGATGGAAAGGCGGACGTTACTGTCTATCGGCCTTCGAACGGAGCATGGTACATTCTGCAGTCAACAGGCGGTGTCCGTATCGTTGGTTGGGGTATCGAAGGGGACAAGCCGGTCGCTGGCGATTATGACGGCGACGGGAAAGCGGATATTGCAGTTTGGCGTCCATCGAACGGCGTTTGGTATGTCATTCTGAGTTCCACCTCGCAGCCTGTTTATGCCGGTTGGGGAATGGCAGGTGACAAGCCGGTCCTTGCGGATTTCGACGGCAACGGCAAAACCGATTTCGCTGTTTATCGGCCGTCCAACGGCGTCTGGTACATATTCGATCCTGCAGCCAGCCCATCTACACGATTCTACGGTTGGGGCATAGCGGAGGACATTCCGACGCCCGCCGATTATGACGGCGACATGAAGGCTGATGTGATGGTCTACCGTCCTAGCAGCGGGGTCTGGTACGGCATCATGAGCTCGAACGGTTCAGTATCGGTCACGCCGTTCGGACTTGTGGGCGATGAGCCGTCGCCTGCTTCCGTTCAGCCTCGATAG
- a CDS encoding protein kinase, which yields MRECPKCEQCFPDEVANCPLDGTQTRVSLPGPQMIAGRYMLVRRLGRGAMGQVYLAKDNKFETRHVAVKTVRQDILSSDNLEEGEAIVRFEREAQAAASIQHPNTVSVTDFGETEDGVFYLVMEYVEGETLHKLLRREGTLTVKRAVRLLRQIADGVDAAHDLGILHRDLKPANIFIMQKGKGGDGFIKVGDFGLAKIMSQTVTDASSNATPSSRGIIGTPEFMSPEQMQPELGIDARADLYALGTIAYLMLGGKTPFTGEMMQLVMQKVMHSPPPLSTLRSDVPIPVAEVVMRAIETDPAKRPSTVAEWIDSLEEAAEGIAESKGVGKSRLVILAPVNAEVYVDDERKASVGTSGRVVLSDIPIGQHVLRVSKAGERDDERVIEIRSGAEEQVIQAQLRPPHGSSSQPSSAGGSSLGSQPSSVMPGIVVCRGCNARFAEGVRFCGRCGGSIFDAIARTASISGMSGCPRCGNPLGANARFCGRCGLNMAPPSQSGQPRPVGFYSDPHRSVPPAQAERICGRCGTSFPPHIRFCGRCGISL from the coding sequence ATGAGAGAATGCCCAAAATGCGAGCAGTGTTTTCCTGACGAGGTGGCTAATTGCCCTCTCGACGGAACGCAAACGCGCGTCTCGCTGCCGGGGCCGCAAATGATAGCCGGCCGTTATATGCTGGTACGGCGTCTCGGCCGCGGCGCGATGGGGCAGGTCTATCTTGCCAAGGATAATAAGTTCGAAACTCGTCACGTTGCGGTAAAGACCGTTCGGCAGGACATTTTGAGCAGCGATAACCTCGAAGAGGGCGAGGCGATCGTGCGTTTTGAAAGAGAGGCGCAGGCCGCGGCATCGATACAGCATCCAAACACGGTTAGTGTCACCGATTTCGGCGAGACAGAGGACGGCGTGTTCTATTTGGTAATGGAATATGTCGAGGGCGAGACGCTGCATAAGCTGCTTCGCCGCGAAGGTACATTGACCGTAAAACGTGCCGTTCGTCTGTTGAGGCAGATCGCCGACGGTGTCGACGCGGCCCACGACCTGGGAATACTTCACCGAGATCTGAAACCGGCGAACATCTTCATAATGCAGAAGGGTAAAGGCGGCGACGGCTTTATCAAGGTCGGTGATTTCGGTCTGGCAAAGATAATGTCGCAGACCGTCACGGACGCTTCGTCAAACGCCACGCCTTCATCACGGGGCATCATTGGCACACCGGAATTCATGTCGCCGGAACAGATGCAGCCGGAGCTCGGCATTGACGCGCGTGCCGACCTTTACGCTTTGGGCACTATCGCGTATCTGATGCTCGGCGGTAAAACGCCATTTACCGGTGAGATGATGCAGCTCGTCATGCAAAAGGTGATGCATTCACCTCCGCCCTTATCGACTCTCAGGTCAGACGTTCCCATTCCCGTTGCAGAAGTCGTCATGCGGGCGATCGAGACCGATCCGGCGAAACGGCCCTCGACCGTTGCTGAGTGGATCGACAGTCTTGAGGAAGCCGCTGAGGGCATTGCTGAATCAAAAGGTGTCGGCAAGAGCCGGCTGGTGATCCTCGCCCCGGTAAATGCTGAGGTATATGTCGACGATGAACGCAAAGCAAGCGTCGGTACGTCGGGACGGGTTGTTTTGTCGGATATCCCGATAGGACAACATGTACTTCGTGTTTCAAAGGCAGGTGAACGCGATGACGAACGTGTAATAGAAATTCGTTCCGGCGCCGAAGAGCAGGTCATTCAGGCACAGCTCCGTCCGCCGCATGGTTCATCAAGCCAGCCGTCATCTGCGGGCGGCAGCAGTCTCGGCTCTCAGCCGTCGAGTGTAATGCCCGGTATCGTCGTTTGCCGCGGCTGCAACGCGCGTTTTGCCGAAGGTGTGCGATTTTGCGGCCGATGCGGCGGTTCCATCTTCGATGCGATCGCCCGTACCGCGTCGATCTCGGGGATGTCAGGATGTCCGCGATGCGGAAATCCGTTGGGTGCCAATGCCAGATTCTGCGGCCGGTGCGGACTAAATATGGCTCCTCCGTCGCAGTCGGGCCAACCTCGGCCTGTGGGGTTTTACAGCGACCCTCACCGAAGTGTTCCCCCTGCTCAGGCCGAGCGTATTTGCGGCCGCTGCGGAACGTCTTTTCCGCCTCACATCAGATTTTGCGGCCGCTGCGGGATCAGCCTCTGA
- a CDS encoding zf-HC2 domain-containing protein: protein MKRDCLDIGVIQAFIDGELPEDMLVSVSDHLSACDDCLQMVSIAEAETLTVFTAMERELGPMVPTQRLWSRINDQIESERRSIFGRLGHIFSTVFMSPSMAVSAAMILAVTAAAVLFLRSPDAGEVVKRAPAVAGSSTGRNSERTASEPETDAQYQDRSVPKVVMTSARRSASAPAFEKAVFRSGNASAAIRNEAFINGEEVYLKTISAMRPTVDNNKDGVLSTAERIAYERELAVIEDSISRTKKELKRNPKSESARQVLLASYQNKIDLLNSVVQREELIASLR from the coding sequence ATGAAAAGGGATTGTTTGGACATCGGCGTGATACAGGCTTTCATTGATGGTGAACTGCCTGAGGATATGCTTGTGTCGGTTTCGGATCATTTATCTGCATGCGACGATTGTCTGCAAATGGTTTCGATCGCTGAAGCGGAAACACTCACCGTGTTTACCGCAATGGAACGGGAACTAGGGCCAATGGTGCCAACGCAGCGGCTGTGGTCGCGGATAAACGACCAGATCGAGAGTGAGCGACGCAGTATTTTTGGCAGGTTGGGGCATATCTTCTCAACCGTATTCATGAGCCCGTCGATGGCGGTTTCAGCCGCGATGATACTGGCGGTGACTGCGGCGGCCGTCCTTTTCCTGCGATCGCCTGACGCGGGCGAGGTCGTTAAGCGCGCACCTGCCGTTGCAGGCAGCTCGACAGGCCGGAATTCTGAAAGGACAGCATCTGAGCCGGAGACTGATGCCCAATATCAGGACCGTTCTGTACCGAAGGTTGTTATGACATCGGCAAGACGCTCCGCATCCGCACCCGCATTCGAGAAGGCTGTCTTTCGTTCTGGAAATGCTTCAGCAGCCATTAGGAATGAGGCCTTTATTAACGGTGAAGAGGTATACTTGAAGACGATCTCAGCCATGAGGCCGACCGTCGACAACAACAAGGACGGCGTGCTTAGTACAGCCGAGCGGATCGCCTACGAGAGGGAATTGGCAGTGATCGAGGACTCGATCTCAAGAACCAAAAAAGAGTTGAAAAGAAATCCTAAAAGCGAATCCGCCAGGCAGGTCCTGCTTGCGTCCTATCAGAATAAGATCGACCTTCTGAACTCAGTAGTTCAGCGTGAGGAGTTGATAGCGAGCCTACGATGA
- a CDS encoding TatD family hydrolase — MLVDSHCHIDGEAFDADRDAVVARAREAGVEMMLNVGTGDPHTDEFRRAVAVAERHDGVYASVGVHPHDAKLYDDAAEEHLIDLVHSSKKVIAWGEIGLDYYYDHSPRDVQREAFVRQIRKARKLDLPIIIHSRDANEDTVEILKEECSCEGFRGGIMHCFGGTAEMAEALMPLGFLISFAGNVTFKKADELRDAARVVPLDRLLVETDCPYLTPVPHRGKRNEPAMVVHTARFLAEFYGIPFEELVRQTTANFKALFRMM, encoded by the coding sequence ATGCTGGTCGATTCCCACTGCCACATAGACGGCGAGGCATTTGACGCGGATCGCGACGCTGTGGTCGCTCGAGCGAGGGAAGCGGGCGTCGAAATGATGCTCAACGTCGGGACCGGCGATCCGCATACGGACGAATTTCGCCGTGCGGTCGCGGTGGCCGAAAGACACGACGGTGTATATGCGAGCGTCGGCGTTCACCCGCACGACGCTAAGCTCTATGATGATGCGGCGGAAGAGCATTTGATCGATCTCGTTCATTCGTCCAAGAAGGTTATTGCTTGGGGCGAAATCGGCCTCGATTACTATTACGATCACAGTCCGAGAGACGTCCAACGCGAGGCGTTCGTAAGGCAGATCCGGAAAGCTCGTAAACTGGATCTGCCGATAATCATCCACAGCCGTGACGCGAACGAAGACACGGTGGAAATTCTGAAAGAAGAATGCAGCTGCGAAGGCTTTCGCGGCGGTATAATGCATTGTTTTGGCGGAACGGCAGAGATGGCAGAGGCACTGATGCCGCTCGGGTTTCTGATCTCGTTCGCCGGGAATGTGACTTTCAAAAAAGCTGATGAGCTGCGGGACGCCGCCCGCGTGGTGCCGCTCGATCGCCTGTTGGTAGAGACGGATTGCCCGTATTTGACGCCTGTTCCGCATCGCGGCAAACGCAATGAGCCTGCAATGGTCGTTCATACGGCACGGTTTCTGGCAGAGTTTTACGGCATTCCTTTTGAGGAGCTTGTTCGGCAGACAACGGCGAATTTCAAGGCGCTCTTTCGAATGATGTAG
- a CDS encoding PrsW family intramembrane metalloprotease yields the protein MKLTLLIESGSLAGKRFELETGFMTVGRSETCSVRFDPMTERIASKQHAFIEARADGFYISDNSSTNGTYVNDARVTQMKLSNGDRIQFGHNGTSAEVTIEDDARSVLTADVSRRDAEIQAFNDTAAAEPADLQSSLHNFGLGGTAVKVETGSKTGRYIGIGITLFAIAFLGLIVAAILLLSVGIVPAVIASVVAFVPAMFYLLPLMWLDRYDPEPLWLLALAFLWGALVAVLVSFVVNTGVGVGIAVAVGGQEGMILGDVVGAVISAPVVEELSKGVGLLILLFFFRSYFDDILDGIVFAGVIALGFATVENVLYYGRALGTGGLGGLVVLFFLRGVLSPFAHVTFTAMTGIGCGIARETHNTLVKIIMPVVGYFFAVLLHAIWNGMAVAGGLEGFLLGYLLLEIPFFLIFVIFALLIMRRQNKILNEMLAIDIARGLIPTEHAKIVTSAFRSTGWLLSGLFSGKFRARNRYVRAVGKLGLSYWHIQRANAAQGQTGSFQQNPILREEVLEWRDKV from the coding sequence ATGAAACTCACACTGCTGATCGAAAGCGGTTCGCTCGCCGGCAAGCGATTCGAACTGGAAACAGGCTTCATGACCGTAGGGCGAAGCGAGACCTGCAGTGTCAGGTTTGATCCGATGACAGAACGGATCGCTTCTAAGCAGCACGCTTTCATTGAGGCACGGGCCGACGGTTTCTATATTTCAGACAATAGCAGCACGAACGGAACGTATGTGAACGACGCCCGCGTGACGCAGATGAAGCTCAGCAACGGCGACCGCATTCAATTCGGGCATAATGGAACTTCCGCGGAAGTTACTATAGAAGATGATGCCCGGAGCGTCCTTACGGCGGACGTATCGAGGCGTGATGCCGAGATACAGGCTTTCAATGATACGGCCGCGGCCGAACCGGCAGATCTTCAATCTTCGCTTCACAATTTCGGACTCGGCGGCACCGCGGTCAAGGTCGAGACGGGAAGCAAGACGGGGCGTTATATCGGCATCGGCATCACGCTTTTTGCGATAGCGTTCCTTGGCTTGATAGTGGCTGCGATCCTTTTGCTCAGCGTCGGGATCGTGCCTGCGGTCATCGCGTCAGTCGTGGCATTCGTGCCGGCGATGTTCTATCTGCTCCCGCTGATGTGGCTCGACCGATATGATCCGGAGCCGCTTTGGCTCCTGGCGTTGGCGTTCCTTTGGGGTGCACTTGTTGCGGTTCTTGTTTCGTTTGTCGTAAATACGGGTGTCGGTGTGGGCATTGCCGTTGCCGTCGGCGGCCAAGAAGGGATGATACTCGGCGATGTCGTCGGCGCTGTGATCTCTGCTCCTGTCGTCGAAGAGCTTTCAAAAGGCGTCGGGCTTTTGATATTGCTTTTCTTTTTCCGCAGCTATTTTGACGATATCCTTGACGGCATCGTTTTTGCCGGCGTGATAGCTCTGGGATTCGCGACGGTCGAGAATGTACTTTATTACGGACGAGCTCTCGGGACCGGCGGGCTTGGCGGCCTGGTGGTCCTATTTTTTCTCCGAGGCGTGCTGTCGCCGTTCGCACACGTGACATTTACCGCAATGACCGGCATCGGATGCGGCATCGCCAGAGAAACGCACAATACGCTGGTCAAGATAATAATGCCGGTCGTTGGTTATTTCTTCGCGGTGCTGCTTCATGCTATCTGGAACGGCATGGCGGTGGCCGGCGGACTTGAAGGATTTCTGCTTGGATACTTGCTGCTGGAGATCCCGTTCTTCCTGATCTTCGTCATTTTTGCTCTATTGATCATGCGGCGGCAAAACAAGATCTTGAACGAAATGCTCGCAATTGATATAGCTCGCGGCCTCATACCTACTGAACACGCAAAGATCGTGACCTCTGCATTTCGAAGTACGGGTTGGCTCTTGAGCGGGCTGTTTTCGGGCAAGTTCCGGGCCCGGAACCGTTACGTCAGAGCTGTAGGCAAACTCGGGCTCAGTTATTGGCACATTCAGCGTGCTAACGCAGCTCAGGGACAGACCGGCAGTTTTCAGCAGAATCCGATCCTGCGGGAAGAAGTGCTGGAGTGGCGAGATAAGGTCTAA
- a CDS encoding prepilin-type N-terminal cleavage/methylation domain-containing protein has translation MVTNYSRQLERLNDQRGFNLIELMIVIAIIGLLIGVGSIAWQAVISSGNETTAAQSIENIRKFQAQYATRNRGNFGTFDELVEKVGLDEKFKGERPVVNGYVFTLTVEPSSASRPAFYSITAEPQVSEGITATGKRRFYTDSSLSTLKATDENRPAKADDPSI, from the coding sequence ATGGTCACTAACTATTCGCGGCAGCTGGAGCGCCTAAACGATCAGCGTGGTTTCAACCTGATAGAGCTGATGATCGTCATCGCCATTATCGGACTGCTGATCGGTGTCGGCAGTATAGCGTGGCAGGCAGTTATCAGTTCCGGTAACGAGACGACTGCTGCACAATCTATCGAGAATATCCGAAAATTTCAGGCACAATATGCGACGAGGAACAGAGGTAATTTCGGAACATTCGACGAGCTGGTTGAAAAAGTAGGCCTGGATGAGAAATTCAAGGGCGAAAGACCTGTGGTTAATGGCTATGTCTTTACTTTGACCGTTGAACCGTCCTCTGCAAGCCGCCCTGCGTTCTATTCCATCACTGCTGAACCGCAGGTTTCCGAAGGCATCACCGCCACGGGTAAGCGGCGTTTCTATACAGATTCTTCGTTGAGCACTCTTAAAGCGACGGACGAGAACCGGCCGGCAAAGGCCGACGACCCGTCGATCTAG
- a CDS encoding sigma-70 family RNA polymerase sigma factor, translating into MSEVIEIRVDIMSEKAAAATDNAIWFEEAFLAHHRTVYRVARSVLRDDALAEDVTQETFLKLYHHSSSILSEDMLKPWLIRVAINLAKNCIRGSIRANTREANYVKLTDDGSMRSAADEYDEKAAVKSIFDALNEVREPHRSCLILKQQGLSYKEIAESLDLNEASVGKFVARARQEFSRVYGGAQGGKL; encoded by the coding sequence ATGAGCGAAGTTATCGAGATCCGTGTGGACATAATGTCCGAAAAAGCTGCGGCAGCGACTGATAATGCTATCTGGTTCGAGGAGGCGTTCTTGGCCCACCACCGGACGGTCTATCGCGTCGCGCGGTCAGTTTTGCGCGATGACGCTTTGGCGGAAGATGTCACACAGGAGACGTTCCTGAAGCTCTATCATCACTCAAGCTCGATACTCAGCGAAGATATGTTAAAGCCGTGGCTGATCAGGGTCGCTATCAACCTGGCAAAGAACTGCATCCGCGGCTCGATTCGGGCGAACACACGAGAAGCGAACTACGTCAAACTGACAGACGACGGTTCAATGCGTTCGGCGGCCGATGAGTACGATGAGAAAGCCGCCGTCAAAAGCATTTTTGATGCACTGAACGAGGTCAGAGAGCCGCACAGAAGCTGTCTAATACTAAAGCAGCAAGGGCTTTCGTATAAAGAGATCGCAGAGAGCCTGGATCTTAATGAGGCGAGTGTCGGGAAATTCGTGGCAAGGGCACGACAGGAATTTTCACGTGTTTACGGCGGAGCACAAGGCGGGAAGTTATGA
- a CDS encoding YajQ family cyclic di-GMP-binding protein, which translates to MAKENSFDIVSKTDYAEVTNAINQTTKEVSQRFDFKGSKATVEMNGKDLILSAEDETKLRNMNDILQSKMVKRGISLKALDYQKIEQAAGGTVRQSVKIQQGIPTDKAKEVVKFIKDGKYKVQASIQGETVRVAGKDRDTLQTVISALKAKDFGIDMQFDNYRTN; encoded by the coding sequence ATGGCTAAAGAGAATTCTTTCGACATCGTTTCAAAAACAGACTACGCCGAAGTGACGAATGCGATAAATCAGACCACTAAAGAGGTTTCGCAGCGTTTTGATTTCAAAGGCAGCAAGGCGACCGTGGAGATGAACGGTAAAGACCTCATTCTTTCCGCGGAGGATGAAACGAAGCTCCGCAATATGAACGATATTTTGCAGAGCAAAATGGTAAAACGCGGTATCTCGCTTAAGGCTCTTGATTATCAGAAGATCGAGCAGGCCGCCGGGGGAACCGTTCGTCAATCGGTGAAGATCCAGCAAGGCATTCCGACCGATAAGGCCAAAGAGGTGGTCAAATTCATAAAGGACGGCAAGTATAAGGTTCAGGCGTCCATTCAGGGTGAGACCGTTAGAGTTGCAGGAAAGGACCGCGATACGCTTCAGACAGTGATCTCAGCGTTAAAGGCGAAAGATTTCGGCATCGATATGCAGTTTGACAATTACAGGACCAACTAG
- a CDS encoding polyprenyl synthetase family protein, giving the protein MTAAAAERVFLPIEDEMRAVEAEFDRQASSNLQVVNYLGEFLRASGGKRLRPALLILASKAAGGGERESVIRMATVMEMLHTATLVHDDIIDNAETRRNMPSMNAQFGNQTAVLMGDWLYMSAFETSLQERSLRILDILTKLTRKMTEGELIQLTLIGKLDISEDDYFEILKRKTAYLFAACCEVGAILADAKEETVTAMRQFGLELGIAFQMSDDLLDLTSHSETLGKAAGSDLLEGKLTLPLIRLLKSDAALLPVLERIMREGNYDAMPRADLIARLGSEGVLDSVHSLALEYSARAIKSLAVLPVSEYRSCLEDVLAFATERKK; this is encoded by the coding sequence ATGACCGCCGCAGCTGCCGAGAGAGTCTTTTTGCCGATCGAAGATGAAATGCGTGCCGTCGAGGCAGAATTCGATCGGCAGGCAAGCTCTAACCTTCAGGTAGTGAACTATCTTGGTGAGTTTCTGCGTGCCTCGGGCGGCAAGAGGCTTCGCCCTGCTTTGCTGATCTTGGCGTCAAAGGCCGCGGGCGGCGGCGAGCGGGAAAGCGTTATTCGGATGGCGACCGTCATGGAGATGCTCCATACGGCAACGCTGGTGCACGACGACATCATCGACAATGCCGAAACAAGACGGAATATGCCTTCGATGAATGCGCAGTTCGGCAATCAGACAGCCGTGCTGATGGGCGACTGGCTGTATATGTCGGCGTTCGAGACCTCGCTGCAGGAACGTTCTTTGCGGATACTGGATATACTCACCAAACTCACGCGAAAAATGACCGAGGGCGAGCTGATCCAGCTGACGCTGATCGGCAAGCTGGATATTTCCGAGGACGATTATTTCGAGATCCTCAAACGCAAGACGGCGTATTTATTTGCCGCTTGCTGTGAGGTCGGTGCCATCCTGGCGGATGCGAAAGAGGAGACCGTAACTGCCATGCGGCAGTTCGGGCTGGAACTCGGCATAGCGTTTCAGATGAGCGACGACCTTCTGGACCTGACGTCGCACAGTGAAACTCTCGGCAAGGCGGCGGGCTCCGACCTGCTGGAAGGGAAGCTTACGCTTCCGTTGATCCGCCTGCTGAAGAGCGACGCCGCGTTGCTGCCCGTTCTCGAAAGGATAATGCGTGAGGGAAACTACGATGCGATGCCGAGGGCGGATCTGATCGCAAGATTGGGGTCCGAAGGTGTCTTGGACTCTGTCCATAGCCTCGCTCTTGAGTACTCGGCACGCGCGATAAAAAGTCTTGCAGTTTTGCCGGTTTCGGAGTATCGTTCTTGTTTAGAAGACGTCTTGGCCTTTGCGACAGAGCGAAAAAAATAG